From the genome of Arvicola amphibius chromosome 9, mArvAmp1.2, whole genome shotgun sequence:
ttttctacttcccacgtagattagatccatgtatgtctctcttagggtcctctttgttggctaagttctctgggattgtgaattgtaggctggtgtttctttgctttatgtctaaaaaccactgatgagtgagtacacattatatttgtctttctgggtctgggttacctcactcagtatgatgttttctagagccATCCATTTGTAGAGGCGTTTCCTTCATTgacattccctcctctcagatggttttagcttgtgtcaagttcacacaaaactagccaacacagccATCACAGAAAACACCACTGTATCAAGAGACGTGAATCTGtgaaaaacccagagtcaggtgCAAAAACTGCCAGCGTGTTGAGATGGCAGTGTGGCGGACTCCAGCTCAGGTGTGTTTGAGGAGGTGGAGACGTCAGTGTGGCGGACTCCACCTCAGGTGTGTTTGAGGAGGTGTCTGTATTAGccacttttctcttgctgtgacaaaacaccacgaTCAAAAGCAACTTGCGAAGAGGTTGCCTCGGCTTAGAGTTCCAGAGGAGAGGCCATCGTGGATGAGGACATGGCAGGCagctggaacaggaagctgagacatcACCTCTCCATTCATAAGCAGGCAGTAGGGAGAGAAAATCAGAACAGGGAGAGGCtatgagccctcaaagcccacccccgctgacattcctccagcaaggctgcacctcctaaaggTCCCACAACCTCCCGAGCAGCTCAATCCCCTGGAGTCCAAGCGTTCACATACGTGAGCCGTGGTGACTATTCTCTCAAGTCACCTCAGTATCACAGACTGCGACCTGAACAGCAAACAGTTGCTTCTCAACATTATGACATGAAGGTGCAGGTTTCAACATGTGGATTTGGGGACACACTTACATTCTACTGCAGATGGAGTAACCAAAAAACAACACACTGAACGAGACCAAGATGGCCGGGATGCTCTCTGCCTGGGCAAAGGAGCCGGTGCTGGTGGTGCCCTCCGTCTGTGGCCTCGCTATAATTATGCCCATAGTCAGCCCCTATACCAAGTATGCTGCCATGATCAACCAGGCCACACCCTTCCACTACCCAGTCCCTTTAGGAGGTAATGGGAAAGGCCCGATGTGCCCAGCCACTCCCAGGACCCTCACGGGCCCAAGCCTGGAATAGCTGAAGAACCTGTGAATATTCCTGCTGACCGAAGAGCCCCCCAATAGGAATGTAAAAACCAACCCcacaaaaataaaggtaaaaatataaataaaaaaaataataacacactgATCTCTACTAAGGAAACTGTTGGAAAAAGAGGCTCCTGCTGTCCAGGGAATGCTGGCCGCCTCAAACTGGAAAAGCTGCATTCTGCAGAGGGTCTGAGAACTGTGCTCCCCACACGCAATGCTTTCCCTCCATCCTATGTACTGGCGATGGCCCTTATTAAGCAGATAAGGAGCCGCTGAACCTGAGAACAAGGTCCTGTTGACCAGAGAGAAAGTGTTCCCAGGAAAACTGGCTACTAGGGTTGTTACAGCACCACCTGTGATAAAAGAAACTGCAAGCAAGTACATTTGCAAAGGAATGTGAATGTTTAATCATGTAGCCAGACCAGGGGATGAAATGTTGTTTATTGTTAAGTAATTCCCAAAGACAATGTCCTGTCCTCCCCAAGGCTGGTTCTCCTGGCCTATTAAGTGGGCCAAGAGGCGCATGAACAGATGACCCCACCTTGTAAGTAGGCCAGAGTGTGAGGCTTGTGGGCTTCCCTAGAGTGCAAGGCAGACGGCCACTCTGGCACGGGCTGTGACCAGGACAGCCGCCATATCTGCTGTGTGATCACAGCTGCCTTGAGCAAGTCAGGCACTGGGGACACTGTTGGCAGAACCTCTGCCCTTGAGACGTACCATTTGGGAAAAGACCTAAGTtcagtgaaaatataaaatatttgacagATGAGAGGCTGCGGGAGGGGCAACCAGGAAAACCCTAACCAGGTTGGGGGGAGATCTAACAGTAACCTTGAATCTGTGTCAAGGGTCGTTGGAATGAAAACTAAGGTGTGCTGTTCAGGcctgagaggcaggaaaggaCCGAGGCTGGCCACACAACTGGTTAGTGTCAGGCCTGGGTGATGGGCAGGTGTGGGCTGGAGATCGGTAAATTGATACCATTTCCACTCCCTTGGGGACAATGTGGACAGACAACAGGGAGTCAAAACCACCAGAGTCCCCTAGGCCAAGTGGAGGAGCCTAGAGGAGGCACAATGTCACTGGCATGTTGGCCCAGGTCCCCGCAGTCATGGTTGCCAGCTTTTACTTGGGCCAGAGAAGGATCCCTCTACTGTCGAGTCAAAGGGAATGGTAAGCCCTCGAAACCGGGGACACCTAGGAAGCCACTAAGCACTCTGAACCTGTGTATAGCAGAAGACAGCTAGTGGGACAGATCCTGACACGTCAGAGACACAGGCGCGTGGTGGCAGTGAGGACTGGGTCTGCTGCGGGCTGGACGAGGGGCTATTCAGTCTCTGCAGCTGCCCGGCTCCACCAGCAACCCTCAGGGCGATGGCACCCACCCCCAAGCTGTACCTGTCACAGGGTGTTTAAGAGAAGCCTTAGAAACTGAGTGGTAAGAGACAAGAGCCTGTGATGTGGGAACCAGATCTCGGTACAAACAGACAGGACATGGGCCAGAACGGGGCCGTGCATGGGGCGGGCCAGCCTCTGTGTGGAGAAAGCCGCCCGCTGTGCAGTGTTGGTGTGGAGACGTACCAAATTAATCCCAGAAATGACTGCTtattggcggggggggggggggggggggcgggcttCGAAGCACTTAGAGCCGTCCCAGAGGCTTACAGAGTAGGTCAGGGCTGCCTGCTCTTAGTGGTTCTGGCCCAACGGTGCCTGACATACACGGCCATTCTGCATGACACTGTGTGACTTCCTCCATCTCAGCAGCCTGCAGTGGATTTCCTCTCCTCAGAGGTTCACAACCGTGTCCCAGAGACAAGACAGGAGCGGTCTGAGCCCCCCAACTGCCTCCTGGAAACCCACCAAGATGGAAACAGGCCACTACTTTGTTTAGAAATACTTTGTTCAGAAAACGTAAGTCTTCATTAAAGTACAATACTCAAGCTTCCATGTCCTCCAATTCCTTTCATGGCTTAAATGACATCTGAAACTGTGATGTGGCATGTGCTCAGAGAGCCTACATGTGCCAGAACGACAATGCGTACATGGGATGGTCTGTGACACAGGCTCccatcatgtctgtctgtgctATGACGGCGCCTGTCTTGTACAGGTCATGTTCTAGGTTAGACACCAGGGGCAGAGCTGACAGAACCACCTCCCCCTCTAAGTGTAAGAGCTGCTTGGGGCATAAACATGGAGACAGGGACCCTTCTACCACACCTGGGCCCCAAGGCCTAGTATGTCTATCTGTGTAGAGGGTTTCACAATGTCTCCCAAGACACTGCTGTGCCTCAGCCATCCTTCCTGCCCTGTGTCCCAGCGTCAATCACGACTGCAGCAAAAACCCAGAAACACATAGCAGATACGACACACAACAGGTTAGTATCTTTAATTCCATTACGGAGCTCTTACAAACTGGCCAGGCCCATCAGTGGAGCAAAGGACATCAGCAGTCTGCAAAAGAGGAAACGTAATCACTTGGTGTAAAGATGCTTAACGAGCTGGAATCAAAGGATGCAGCTGGAGCATGCTGCTGCCGTCCTCATCCTCCAGTCCTGGAAGAAGGCCCTGATCAGAGACACTTACCCTTGCTGGTGGCAGCGGAATGGACACAGAAATTTCTGGAAATCATTTTGTCGGTAGGTAATAAAAGTCTCAGAGGGCCCTGTATTCGTTAATCCAACAATCCCACCTTTGAGAGTCTGCTCCAAGGGAGTGACTTGACCCTAGGAGGAAATTCTGACACATCATCAATCTCTGACACAGCACTGTCCCTCTGCCTAAGGGGAGTGTTTGTAGTCACTCAGGATAAGGTTGGTGGCACATGGGATAGCTGTGTCATATGCACGCAGTGGGGGTCCAGCACCATGGGTGTACAGGTGCGAAGAAAGATGGgaccagggaaggaaggaaacaccAAAACACTGAatttgatcattttctttcctccttggtCCCCTATACTTCCTGACGTGTGCTGCCATGGAGAATGGGAAGCCCTGGTCCAGCTGCTGGTGGCACTGAATGGGGACTCCTCTCTTCAGTTCCACCCTCTGTGCTGGACTAGCTGTCACCAAGTCCAACTTGAGGTCCTAAAGAGATGTTAAAGGCTAGGACTTCCCAACCCTGGTTAGCTTGCCCACTGGCCCAGCCTCCAGCTCTCAGTTCCTAACCCGAGCCTCATGTCATGACATCCTAGCAAAGCTCCTGACGGACACCTTCCGAGCACAGGGTGACAGAGGGAGGTAGCATGCATGCTACACAGCAGAGCCTCTGCCACCTAACGCCCTGTCCCCAGTGTGCTCCAGCCAAGCCCCAGCCTTGCTCCCTGAGTCACCTTCGGCCCAGGGCAGCTTCCCCAGCTGCATTCACTCCCCTGCAGGCTGATGTGCATCCAGCAGAGGCTCCGTCCTCCTCAAGAGGCACCTGTCTCAGACCAGCCCAAATGTACTATCATCCGGCATTCACACCTGCCACATACTCAGCTGGGGTCCTTCAAAGTCACTAAATGCTTTGGGACGCGACGATAATTCCAAGGTCACGTTACACGCCAGGCTGGGAAGTCACCCTTATGCCAGGCCAGGTCCCACTGTCAGTTAGATACTAAATATAGTGAAGTCTGCTTACCAGATGGGTGTCACAGCGTCTGGGGAGTAGGCGCAGTACGGCCGCAACAGTCAATGCTGAGAGGAAGGCCGCTCCTTCATATACCAGCTCCTCTCCCCTTCGCCCTGTTCTCTTCTGAGCTCCAGAAACTACAACCTTAAGATATGTAcaaagcctcccctcccccttcctcagctTGATGCCCAGTTATCATAGTCTCCCTCTGGAGCCACATGGGCCTTGCATCTTGTCCTTTTGGCTGAGGACTAACCATGTCCCCCCACTAGAGCCACAATAGGTTCCTAGGCAACAGATCCAAAGTGGTTCATCCAGGTCCAAGGAGAAGGGCAGTGTCAACCGTCTCTCATGTGCtccaggctccaagctacagggAGCTATCGAGATGGTTCTAAATACAGGGCAGCACTGCCCCAGTTCCATAAACACAAAcaccaagataaaacaaaacaacaacaacaacaaaaacaatcacCAAGCCACTGCCACCAGAGCAGCAGAGTGACCCGGGAGAATCAGCCCAGACGGCAAAGGGAGATAGTGAAGCCACACAGGGAGACAGCCTGCACAGCTCTGGCTCCAGGACCAGCTGAGGGCTGTAGCAGATCCTAACACAAACACATCACCCAGTGGCCCAAGGAGCCAGGGCAGGTAACATGCCTCCCACTGGGTCTCTAATCCTCATTGAGAAGGCCACAAATAAATGTCCTAGGTGCCTCTTGCCTCCAAAGACACCACCCCACATTTCTGCTGAAGCTATAGCTTCACCTGGGGACCCCTCTACTAGAAGGTCCTGAGACTCAGCTGTTGGGGACCAGTAAATACCCTCAGTGGAACCCCTGGAGAGTTTTCTGCCTGCTTGTGAAGCACTATGGTGCTAGCAGGGCGCCTCGGTCTAGGCTGTTCGGCAAGGCTGCTGGGCTaacagagttaacaagaagcaGGTGGCTGTGGGCCGTGAGCCCAGCGAGCATTGGAGATCCCTGGCCTTGCAAGGGTGGCTGCTTTGGAATCAGTCACTTTTCCCAATGACAGAGGAAGTCTCTGAAAGAGGCCATGTTCCAGGTCCCAGTCTCTGGACTCCCAAGAGGGGAGAGCTTTGGGTGCGTGCAGAGGTGGCCTTTTGTGGTCAAGACAAGACCAtgcagaggagggcaggagaaCCCAGGAGAGGCACCCATCTCCCCCAAGGGGCCAAGTGGGCATGTAAACACAGTCAATTTGGCATTGAAATGTGACAGATGTCACTGTCCAGGGCTCGGCTGAGTCTGAGTATGATTTCCAGGTCATCCTTCTGGGAAGAAGCCAACGCTTTGTTCTCAGAACTGGAATGTGTGCCACATGAAGACCAAGGCTGTTAACCACTCACGACCAATTCTTCGGCAAGAGGCCAACACCCCTTATCGAAGGCGCTCGATGGTGTCTCCCAGAGGAACTGGCTCCCAGCCAGTCTTTTGTTCTTGGACAAAGGCTACACATTAGGCCCAGGCACAGAGAAGGTAATGTTGCATGGGCTCCTTAGCCCCCTAGAGATGGTGTGGTGGCTGAAAGGCAGAGGTGAAAGCCACATGGCCCCTGGGTGGAAAAGTCTGCGGCTAGGTAAGGCCCGCCATGGAGCCACATGGGCAGGAATGAGCAGACACCTGGGAGTCTCTCAATGGAAATCCAGGCGGCAAATGGGGTTCCCAGGGTCCCCCTCGGTCTGTCGTAGCTGGCACGTGGATGTCATGAATCTGCTGCCTGTGGCAGCCTGATGGAAGTGCCCAGGGTCCCGGGCCCCCGATTAACTTAGCAGACGAATGCTCAATGTCCTCGATGCCATCAGAACGCTGGCAGTCACAAATGGGTGTGGACGAGTCTCCTGTgaacaggagaggcaggaggaatgccTGCGAAGGACCAGATGTTCTCAGCAACAGCAGTGGGGTATGCCGGAATACAGGCTCCCCCAGAAGGGGAAGAATCCCCAGAATGCAGAGTGACTACCTGGCAAACTTGCCAAGTGATCAGATGTGGGCAGGCTGGTTCAGGTATACGTCAGCCACCTACAGGACCAACTTGGCTTCTTTCTATTCAGAACTCATCAACTAACAGGGTGCATGTAGGAGTGCACAGAAGCTGAATGTCGGCTCGCAGAGCCCACAAAGGTGGTCAGCCTAAACGGCTCCTAGGCAGGCGCATGTCCAAGGGGCTGTGTTGTGATTACTAGAGAAGCCGGGATTGCAAGCAACAGAAAGGGGAGCATGCACCGAGTTGCAGGTAAAGCTAGCAAAAACACACAGCAGGGTGGACGACCAATGAGGATGGCAGGATGGCCTCCCATAGATCAGGAGTTGCGTGAAAGGCGTCTGCAAACAGGACAATGCTACCTTATGGACAATTCTTCTCAGCAACAGTCTAGCTACCTGGGTGGTCATAGGTCCCTAAAGGTTCCGGCTGCGGGTGGGCAAGGCTGGTGCCGGACTGGTCCCGTTGGAAGCTGGATGCACTGGGCAGGGCCCTGTGCCCGTTGTAGCCAGTTGGCGACACAACGTCTGCCGCTCCCGCACAGCCCTATTGGATGCAGAAGTCTTCCGGATTTGGGCACGCCTCGAATGCCTCAGCGGGGATTTGTAGGTTCTGCGCAGCTCAGCCAGAAAGCCCTGGTAGTTGTTTCGCAAAGGGCTGTCCGGCTGCATGTGGGGGAT
Proteins encoded in this window:
- the LOC119822367 gene encoding NADH dehydrogenase [ubiquinone] 1 alpha subcomplex subunit 3-like gives rise to the protein MAGMLSAWAKEPVLVVPSVCGLAIIMPIVSPYTKYAAMINQATPFHYPVPLGGNGKGPMCPATPRTLTGPSLE